In one Tachysurus fulvidraco isolate hzauxx_2018 chromosome 16, HZAU_PFXX_2.0, whole genome shotgun sequence genomic region, the following are encoded:
- the ahsa1a gene encoding activator of 90 kDa heat shock protein ATPase homolog 1a isoform X2, with protein MNLSDENDIDDLDICITACKDQPTTPLTALMKKDGEKEVKMALQGYVSHLKKEFSQGMILPTAEGVSKQQQQTHIKLEKNPSGSSTVSKSPSSGVKIPTASFHLKETFLTSSEELYRVFLNQEMVQAFTHLTARVDGVRGGRFCLLEGNVHGEFAELVPDQRIVMRWRFSSWPAGHFSTVTLDFTDRGSETELSLEAKGVPSGEEERMKEGWQRYYFDAIKQTFGYGARIF; from the exons ATGAATCTTTCGGATGAGAATGACATAGACGACCTGGAT ATCTGCATTACAGCATGTAAAGACCAGCCCACTACACCTCTAACTGCCCTCATGAAGAAGGATGGAGAGAAGGAGGTCAAAATGGCTCTACAGGGCTATGTGTCACACCTGAAAAAAG agttcTCTCAGGGTATGATCCTGCCTACAGCTGAGGGGGTCAgtaaacagcagcagcaaactcACATCAAGCTGGAGAAGAACCCG AGCGGCTCCTCCACCGTCTCTAAATCTCCCAGCTCTGGAGTCAAAATCCCAACAGCCTCGTTTCATCTAAAGGAGACATTCCTCACCTCGTCTGAGGAGCTCTACAGAGTTTTCCTCAACCAAGAG ATGGTTCAAGCGTTCACACACCTCACTGCCCGTGTGGACGGAGTAAGAGGAGGACGGTTCTGCCTGCTGGAGGGAAATGTGCACGGAGAGTTCGCGGAACTG GTCCCAGACCAGAGGATCGTCATGAGGTGGAGGTTTTCATCTTGGCCAGCAG GACACTTCTCGACAGTCACGCTGGACTTTACAGACCGAGGCAGTGAGACAGAATTGTCTCTGGAGGCTAAAGGTGTCCCCAGCGGTGAGGAGGAGAGGATGAAGGAGGGATGGCAGAGATATTACTTTGACGCCATTAAACAGACATTCGGGTACGGAGCTCGGATCTTCTGA
- the ahsa1a gene encoding activator of 90 kDa heat shock protein ATPase homolog 1a isoform X1 — protein sequence MAKWGQGDPRWIVEERADATNVNNWHWTERDVSAWSQDVLNELLLRVRVENEDGVCQITDVSEIEGEASINNRKGKLIFFYEWIIKASWTGTSKNGLKYKGNVEVMNLSDENDIDDLDICITACKDQPTTPLTALMKKDGEKEVKMALQGYVSHLKKEFSQGMILPTAEGVSKQQQQTHIKLEKNPSGSSTVSKSPSSGVKIPTASFHLKETFLTSSEELYRVFLNQEMVQAFTHLTARVDGVRGGRFCLLEGNVHGEFAELVPDQRIVMRWRFSSWPAGHFSTVTLDFTDRGSETELSLEAKGVPSGEEERMKEGWQRYYFDAIKQTFGYGARIF from the exons GACTGAGCGTGATGTCAGTGCCTGGTCACAGGATGTCCTGAACGAGCTTCTTCTCAGAGTCCGTGTGGAAAACGAAGATGGCGTCTGCCAAATTACAGACGTGAGCGAGATCGAGGGCGAAGCTTCAATTAACAACCGCAAAGGGAAACTGATCTTCTTCTACGAGTGGATCATTAAAGCTTCATGGACCG gaACCTCAAAAAATGGGCTAAAATATAAAGGGAACGTTGAGGTGATGAATCTTTCGGATGAGAATGACATAGACGACCTGGAT ATCTGCATTACAGCATGTAAAGACCAGCCCACTACACCTCTAACTGCCCTCATGAAGAAGGATGGAGAGAAGGAGGTCAAAATGGCTCTACAGGGCTATGTGTCACACCTGAAAAAAG agttcTCTCAGGGTATGATCCTGCCTACAGCTGAGGGGGTCAgtaaacagcagcagcaaactcACATCAAGCTGGAGAAGAACCCG AGCGGCTCCTCCACCGTCTCTAAATCTCCCAGCTCTGGAGTCAAAATCCCAACAGCCTCGTTTCATCTAAAGGAGACATTCCTCACCTCGTCTGAGGAGCTCTACAGAGTTTTCCTCAACCAAGAG ATGGTTCAAGCGTTCACACACCTCACTGCCCGTGTGGACGGAGTAAGAGGAGGACGGTTCTGCCTGCTGGAGGGAAATGTGCACGGAGAGTTCGCGGAACTG GTCCCAGACCAGAGGATCGTCATGAGGTGGAGGTTTTCATCTTGGCCAGCAG GACACTTCTCGACAGTCACGCTGGACTTTACAGACCGAGGCAGTGAGACAGAATTGTCTCTGGAGGCTAAAGGTGTCCCCAGCGGTGAGGAGGAGAGGATGAAGGAGGGATGGCAGAGATATTACTTTGACGCCATTAAACAGACATTCGGGTACGGAGCTCGGATCTTCTGA